Genomic window (Streptococcus porcinus):
AATGCTTTGTTGGATATTTTTCTATCTGCACAAAATCTAAAGTATTGCATCCCCATACCTCTACCAATAGATTTTTTGTAGGTCTTAATATAACCAGCTCTCTCTAATTCCTTTAAACCAGACCGAACCGCTTTAATGTTATCGGTTGACCTTCTAGCTAATTCTTCAGGATAGACTCTCCAATCCTCTTTATTCCGAAGGATTACCATTAGTAGACCTTTTGCTTTAAATGATAGTTCACTATCATCTAAAAAATCATTGCTTACTGCTGTGTAACTACTTGTTGTATTTCTGAAATATGTATTGCATTAAGTGTTTACCTCCTTATAGTTTGTATATTTTTAGTTTTTGCGTGTGATATAATTGAAATAAAAATGTTGAGGTAGAATAGTGAAAAAAATTATAGAATTTTTAATGAATTTAACTGCTTTAATTACAGTAACTCTAATGTTAATTTTTATTATAGATAGGACATCGAAATCATCAATCTTTAATGCTTTTTCAAAAATAAAAATATTTGAACTTACACAACTTTTTATAGGATTTATTTATTCCTTAAGTATATATTTGGCGATTCAAATTTTATCTATAAATTTTCACGGTTTTATCAAGACTTATTTACCAAAGTATGAAAAACAATCATATAAATTTTTTAGTTTAATTTGTGAACTATCTGTTCCTATATTTTTTGTAATTTGGATGCTATTATCGCTACGTGAAACCCAATTCAACATTTTAACCAATGTGTTGGCATCTTTAGCTCTATTTTCTAACCTTAAGTTAGGAAATAGTATTTTTAGTAAATTAGAAATGTTTAAGTCTACTTTCGATCTCTATGAAGATAAAAAATAAGTAACCAAATAACAGATGGATAAAATAACAAAAGTAAGTCACCAGTTGCTTCATCTATTAATCCAATAACTGATAAACTACATAATAGAACAAGTTTAAGTAGAGATTTACTATAATTTGACATATAAATTTCCTCATACTCCCATTCGGTTAGTAAATGTGTCATATTTTCTAGCACTTTGTTCCCATCCATTTTGCTCAATGGTCCATTTTGGCTTTTCTTCTTGTTTTGTTTTTGCAAAGATTAAGTTAAGTAATTTTTTCATTTTGTGATTGTCTCCATTCCTCGAATTTCTTCACTTTTGTTGAACGACCACCAACTTTGTCAATATACTTGCGATAACTTCTATCTGCGTACATTTTTCTAAGTAGTCGTTGTGTTTGGTCAAATGACTTACCGATAAATTCTGCTAGGTCGTTATCATTTAACCAAAGTTCGTCGTAAGGCACTTCGATGCCACTCTGAAGTTTTGCTAGCATGTTATTTCCTTTCATGTTATAATTGAGTAAATTAATTTAGTTAGCGACTGTTCCCGCAGTCGTTTTTTTTTGCCTTTCACCGAAATTCGTCTAAGCTGATATCTAATGCATCGGCAATTTTAACCATTTTTGAAAAGCTAGGATCGTGATAGCGAATACTTTCAATACTTCTTCTGTGTAATCCGGTCGCTCTTTGTAAATCCGCTTTTGTCATGCCATTTTCATTTAAATATTTTTCAATTTTTTCAATCAAAATATCCATATATAGTGCTCCTTTTTATTGTTCAGCACAATATATTGTGCTATAATTATTTTGTGATTAAGCAGGTGAAGATATAACTTTAACTACCAATTAACGTGATTTCCTGTTAGTCAGATATTAACGGAAAGGAGGAAAGTTATGAATAGATTAAGTCCGAAACCTAATAACCGCGAAAGTCGTCATTACACTTGGCAAGACCTAGATGAATATCTATTGAGTGTTTTTTCAAGTCTCAATGAAGAAAATTATGCTAATATCGACCCAAGAGATTATGATATTCCAAAAGATGAGTTGCTTTCAGAATTGAAAAAAGCTGGATACTCAGTCTTAGAATCTGGACATAATTTAGAAATCCGATAGTCTAAATCAGCTCTTGTTGTCTGGATAATTGCACGTAGAACGTTTATATCATTCTCTATACTTGCAATCTGCTCTTTAGTAGATTGATTTTTCTTTCCGCTATACGGATAATGATTTGGTCTCATGTGGTTCCTTTCTGTTGTATAATCTACTTAGCCTGATAGGAAGGAGGTGATTATAATGATGATTTCTGAAATTAAATCAATACTTGATAGACATGATGTTCAAGATTCTGATAATTTAGCAAAGGCACTTGCTGAAATTTTAGAACCTAGAAGTTTATCTAAAAGTATCGACAATCACAACACTGCACTAAGACGTATGCGCGGAGAGTTGTAATTGTTTATAGCCATCAGGTAATCCTGGTGGTTTTAATTTTTCATTCTTTCTCTATTTTTTTAAAATCAGTTATTTCCATCTTGACATCTTTAATTAGTTTTTCTTTTTTCTCTGTCAACATATAGTCATAAACAAAGTTTGCATATTCGAAGTTTTCTTCGCCTAGTTCTGCACGAACCTCTAAATAGTTGTTTAATTGCTCATCTGTAATTTTTTTTTCATATCTTTCCTTTCTAAGCAATTTCATCTTGTTCGATAAGTGGTAAGTAGCCATTATCTTTAAGTAATTCATATAAGAAGAGTCGTCCTTTTTGAGTCCATGTAGTCGTTACATTTGCTCTTGTATGACCGTTTCTATCTTGATAATCAAATGTATGACTATCTGTGTAACCCTTTCCCATGTGCCGCTTGTAAAGAAGCCATTGACCGTTTACTTTATGCTGAACACCTAACTCGTATAAAACCTTATTAAGCTTGTTAGCTGTCATTCCATAATCTTGTGCGATTTGAGAAACACGTAAAGCACCTTTGCTTTCAATGATTAAATCTAGGTATCGTGCTTGTTTTTGGCTTTCCTCAAGTGCAATTTGCAATATGTTTACTTTTTGTCGCTCCTCTTTAAGTTGAGTTGCTAAGTTGATAATTGTATCTGGACTGAGAAGAACTTCCTCAATCTTGCTATCGGTCAGGTAAGCTCCATGTTTTCGGATAGTTGGCAATACTTCTGTTGTTACCCAGCGTTTGAATTCTTTTGCTTGTGGAAGTTTGCTTGATAAGATTAGTGAGTAGAGACCAGATTCATTGATGATGGTTTGATTTCTGTTTTGACCTGCCGTAACGATTTGTGACGTCAGCTTATCGTCTGTGTCAACATGGTCAATCAGTGCTTTTCTTGAATTTGTATATCCTAAGATGTCTGCCACATCCTTACCTACAAAGTAAGGCTCATTGTTGATTGTTACCGTTCGGACTTCTTGTCCTTTAAAATTGAAAATTTCGTTCATGTTGTTTCCTTTCTATTCTCCTTCAAATAATTCCCATGGTTCACGAATGCTAAGAACTTTAGAAACTCTGACTTTAAGGTCAATACTTCCTTTCCCTTTAGTAAGCAGGTCAGTAATCGTTCCTGAACTACGTAAACCAACTGCAAGTGCTAAGTCTACTCTGGTCCAACCTTTTTCTTTAAGTCGTTGTTCAACTAGAGCTGACCATTTCTTATGTTGTTGACTCATTTATTCTCCTTTCTGATATAATAAAAATAAAAATATGAGGTGGATTATGAAATTAAATCCTGATTGTGTTAGAGATATCCTTATTGATGTTGAAAACAAGTCGACATTTAACAATGATGTACAGTATCTAGGACCAGAAGATTTGAAAAACCTAAATAAATACACATATGATGAAATTATGTATCATATTCGACAATGTTCCAAGAATGGATTCTTCATTGGTGAAGTAAAGTATTATATGGACGGTGGATGTAGCATTGTTGATCTATCTCCATCTGCCCATGAATTTTTAGCCAATATTAGACAAGACAATAATTGGCATAAGACAAAAACTATAGCTAATAAAGTAGGTTCTTACTCTATTTCAGCACTAAAAGAAATTGCAATCCAAGTCATCTCTAAAGCAATATCATCGAACATCAACTGATAGTTTCAAGAATAATTCAGAACGTCCGTTAGCAATTTTTTTCAATCGATATGAAGTAACAGTTTTTAGTTTTTGACCATTTAAATAAATACCATCTTCACGAATTTTTACTTCATCCATACTACTTTTTCCTTTCTACTCTCTTATGGAGTTTTTTTATTAAATGCAAAGCGAAAATAATTGCGAAGCTTTATATAAAAACACTTGACATTTTTATATAAAAACTTTAAACTCTAGGTATAGAAAAAACACCAACAAAAACATTATTAAACTACTAATAAACTCGCCAAAGTTATATTTTTTTAGTTTTAATTTTCGTTTTTTGTTTCGCTTTTATATTCGCTTTACATTTATTATTTTAGAGTATTTATATAATTTTGTAAATCACTTTTATATAAAAACTTTAATTTATTTTTGTGATGCTTAGAAAGGTTGTTAAATCAATGTTCTCAGTATTCGAAAGAGTTAAAAATCTTTGTGATAAGCAAGGTATTTCTATAAATACTCTAGAAGAAAAACTAGGTTACACAAAAAATGCACTTTATGCATTGAAGAGAAACGCTCCAGGACCAGAAAAATTAGAAAAAATTGCAGATTACTTCAACGTCTCAACTGATTACTTGCTAGGTCGCACAGACAATCCTGCTATTGCAAAAGAGGGCCAAAAATATACTTCAGATGACCTACGACAAATGGCAGAAAATGCAAAAACATTCGATGGTAAGCCTATTACCGAAGAAGACATTGAAGCTATTCAAAATATAATAGAAATCTATTTGAAGGGAAGAAGCTAGATGAAAAGAATCCATATCTTTATAGATGATTCTGGCCGACTAGAACCCCATTCAAAATATTTCGTATATGCTGGGTATTGCTTTATTGAGGATAAATCCAAAAAATAAAGCTAAATCAATTTATAAAAAAAGAGTGAAGCAAATTGCTGGTGAGAATAATTTTGATTTTGAACTTAAAGCCTCAAATTTAAAAGATTATAACCACCGCAACTCTCTGTATAAGGTTTTACGTCAAGAGTTGACTTTCTCCGTAGCTATAGATAATCACTATTTGAAAGATTATATCGTACAAGATAAAAAATCTCGTCAGAGATTTAAGGATTATGCCATAAGTAGAATTATTAAAAAGCTTTTTAATAAATTGATATCACATGGATACATTAATTGTGATGATGATATCGAATTATTTTTAAATATTGATCAACAAGGGTTTGCTACTAATGGACTATATGGTTTAGGTGATGGAATATTTGAAGAATTACATGAGGGAATTTACAATTTTAGTTATGGAAAGTTTTTTAAACCAATTTTAACAGGTGATTTTAAAGTGTGTACAAAATCATGTGTGTCAGAAAACGATTATCTTATTCAAGCAGCAGATATTTTAGCAAACAGAATATGGAATTCGTATACTATTAATGATTATAACTTACGAATAATACCTAATCACACATACCTGAAACTACCATAAAAAAATAAAAGTTTTTCATTGACAAGAATATTAATGGTGTAGTAAACTAAACTTACAGGTTTAAGTACACTGTTAAATCAAACGGATTCGCGAATGATTATTTAAGCGTATGTTAAGTACGTCGCCTTCGTTTGGAAGCCCTTGTCAACTCGGCAAGGGTTTTTTTGATATTAATTGAAGGGAAGATAGTCTATGACTATTGATGAGGTCGTTGACCTATATGGGGTCACGCTAGCTTATTTTGATAACGACCTTTGGCCACGACCAGGAGTCTATATCGATAAAATAAAAGTAGTCTTTGTTAACAAAGCATTATCTGACGAGTCCAAAAAGAAAGTTGTCTTTCATGAACTTGGTCACATTGATCACGATTCTGACCAATATAAAAGGCGACATGAAGAATTTGAATTGCAGGCAAATAGACATATGATTAAATGCTTACTGGAGGAAGAATTTAATTATATTGATGACAAACTTGCCTTTAACTACTTGTCTTTTATGAAAAGACATAATTTAAAGACCACAACTGATGAAATTATGGTCATTGATGAGTATTACAATCTGCTTGATGCAGGGTAGAAAAGGAGAATTATTATGTATTCTGTTAAAACATTTAAAGTTGCCAAAGGTGGTTCAATGACTGGAGCACTGAGCTCTGTACTTGGAGGTAAATCTGCTTATACCGATAGTGGAATGAAGCATAGCATATATCAACAAATTGCCGATTATGCCAATAATAATAACTTAGATGTCGTTAAGATTAGTGATGAAGATGAGACTCTTATGGGAAAAATTGGAATTACTGTTTTATTTAAATCAATATAAAATAAAAAAGCCTTCACACTCCCCGACCAAAGTTTGTGTGAAAGGCAAAACTGTATAAGAAACAAGCATTAAATAGCTCGTTTTCTTATACCCATTTTAACAAAAAAGTGAGGTAAAAACAAATGTGGATAGAAGAATTATCAAACGGAAAGTATAAATACATCGAACGTTACACAGATCCATTAACTAAAAAATATAAAAAAGTCTCTGTCACATTGGATAAAAATTCCAGTCAAGCACAGAAAAAAGCTAGCCTAATTTTGCAAGAAAAAATAGAGGATAAACTAGCAATTCGTGAGTACGACGAAATGACCTATGGCGAATTAAAGAAAGAGTTTATCAAACAATGGAAACCAACCGTTAAGGATTCTACTATCAGGTCGTATACTGTTGCTGATAAGCATTTAACAACTGTCATTTCTGATGATACACTGATCAATAAAATAACTAAACGTGATGTCAGATTGATTATTGAAAAACTACTTAAACAAAACACATTTCACGTTACGCACAAATGCAGAAAAAGATTGCACGCCATTTTTGCTTATGCTATTAAAATGGACTATATGGCAAGCAATCCAACAGAAAATGTTTTAGTTCCTAAACCAAAAGAAAATTACATCCCTGAAAAAGTCCTATTTTTGACTTCTGACGAGGTTTACAACCTCTGCGGTAGAATGATAGACAACAACGAACAAACGCTCGCAGACGTCGTTTTATTTATGTTCCTGACTGGTGTAAGGTATGGTGAGCTTGCTTGTCTGACTTACGATAAAATAGATTTTGAAAACAAAGAAATCACTATCAATGCAACCTATGATTTTCACACTCGTAAAACCACTACCACTAAAACACAAAAATCAACTCGAAAAATATCGGTATCTGATAACATACTCGATATTATCAAGAGACAAAAGAAAACATCAAACTATATTTTCCCAAATTCAAATGGTGTACCAATCTTAAATGCCTATATTAATAAACGCTTGAAAATTTACGGCGATTACCACACTCATTTATTTAGACACTCGCATATTTCTTTTTTGGCTGAAAAAGGAATACCGCTTAATGCCATTATGGATAGAGTCGGACACTCAGACCCCAAAACAACTTTATCTATTTACGGTCATACAACTGTCAATATGAAAGAAATCATAAATAAACAAACCGCCCCTTTTATGCTCCTTTTAAAAAACGAATAAAGAAAAAAGCCTATTAAATTAGGCTTTTGGTGTATATTAGCATGGCCCCTGCAGGAGTCGAACCTGCAACTACTCCTTAGGAGGGAGTTGTTATATCCATTGAACTAAGGAGCCCAAGGCATTATACCTCTATCTATTGTAGCCTAGAAAATCAGGAATTGCAAGATTAAATCTTTAGTCCTGATGACTTTCTCGATATTTCATCATTTTCTTTTTAAAAAGGTCACCATTGGTTGGTGGGGTGATGGTAACCGCATTCGCTCCAGCATCAATAACAGCTTTAACAGTCTCCTCTGTAGGACCACCAGTGGCCATAATCGGTATATCAGGAAATGATTGTCTGATTTTACGAACAACCTGAGGAGTATCTGGTCCGCAAGAAATATTTAAAATATCCACCCCTGCTGCAATCCGTCCCCTAATATCAGAATGTTCTGAAACCACTGTATAAATAATGGGAATGTCAATAAAGTCTTCAATGTCACGAATGGTTTCAACCTTTGTAGGCCCGTTAACAACTACAGCATAAGCCCCTTCTGACTCTGAAAAGAGACTCATATTTGCTGAACGAAACCCTGTGGTTAAACCACCACCAACGCCAGCTAGAACTGGTACTGATGAAGCTATCATAATACTTTTTAAAATAGCTGGGTGCGGAGTAAAAGGGTAGACCGCTAAGACTGCATCGGCATCGCTATTAGCAATAATAGAAACATCTGTACTAAATAAGACTGAACGTATCCGACGACCATAAATAAAAATTCCAGAACATTCCTGAATAATCTCTGGCATTTTTATCATCTCTTTCCGTAAATCCGACATAACAATTGGTGCTTCAAGTTTTTTAGCTGACATCTTTCTCCTTCTACATTTCGTTTTTCTCTAATATTTTATCACAGACTGAACGTTTTCGACTGTCAAAGACTCAACATTATTCATAATTCTTAAACTTAGCAAATAGCTTTCACCGTTACCTATAACTGGCTGTCCTTAATAATATTAGTGAGCATCTAGGTATTTACATTTTTTAACACTAAAAACCAGCCTGTGTTTTGTCACAAGCTGGTTTTTCAATTTCTGTCGACTTATAGATACCTTCGGTAGCTAAATTAACGACGGATTTCTTTAATACGTGCTGCTTTACCTTGTAATGCACGTAAGTAGTAAAGTTTAGCGCGACGAACTTTACCGTAACGGATAACTTCAATTTTATCTACACGTGGAGTGTGGATTGGGAAAGTACGCTCAACACCGATACCACTTGAAATTTTACGAACAGTGTACATCTCAGAAATGCCTTGTCCTTTACGTGAAATAACAACACCTTCAAAGATCTGGATACGTTCGCGAGTACCTTCAACAACTTTTGCGTGAACACGTACGGTGTCACCAGCGCGGAACTCAGGGATATCAGTACGAAGTTGACCTTCAGTCAAACTTTGGATTAATGGATTCATTTTCTATTCTCCTATCTTACTAATCTTTAGAGCAATTTGATGACAGTCTAAGCGGATTAGCCGTAATTTCTATGTGTCCATCACACACAAAGTGTATTCTAACACATTTCACTAGACTTGTAAAGATATTTCCTTTACAAAATTAGTCTTTCCTGCTTACTATAAATGCTATATTTACGATTGAGACTATAGGCAAAAACAAGCGCTAGAAAGAAAAAAACAAAATTATTTGAGCCAAAAACTTCAAAGCCGATAAAAAGCGGCGCAAAAAAAGTATTTGTCGCACTTGAAAAAACACAAATATAACCAAGGGCAGCAACTAATCCAATCGGTAAGCCAAAAAGCGGTGCTAAAACTGCGCCAAGGGAGGCTCCGATAGCAAATAAGGGAGTAACCTCTCCTCCTTGAAAACCAGCTGCAATCGTTATTACTGTAAGTACAAATTTAAAAAACCAATCATAAGGCAAAACTTGCTTTTCATTAAAAGCAGCAGCTATTAAATTTGTTCCTAAACCACTATAGCGTCCTAGATGTAAAAGGATTAAAAGCATGGATAAAAGGAATCCAATAATCATAATTCGCTGATAGGGGTTCTCTAAAATGTTTGAGAAATAGCTTTTCAAACGTGATAAACTGATAGCAAAAGCATTTCCCACAATTCCAAATAATAAACCCAATATTAATATCTTAAGAAAGAGGTCTAGGTTTAGCTCTAGGGGGTGCTGTAAACTTACTGAAAATTTCTCTAAACCTAAGAAGTGAGTTGTCATAGAAGCTGTAAATGCTGCAATCGTTGTTGGGATAAGAGCTCTAAAGAAAACATGATCTAATAACAACAACTCTAACGAAAACAAAACTGCTGCAATAGGAGTTTGAAATAAGCCAGCAAAACCAGCTGACATACCAATCACCAAATACAAACGAGAAGCATTTTCAAACTGACTAAATTTTGAGAAATAGTGTGCTAAGCTGGCACCTATTTGAACAGCTACACCTTCTCTCCCTGCACTTCCTCCAAATAGATGTGTCATCCAAGTTGACAAAATAATTAGAGGGATTAATACGAGAGGAATCGCCTCTTCTTTCTCCTGCCCAACCTCAAAAAGCAAAGACATACCAGCTTTAGCTTTTCCTCCAAAACGGTCATAAAGAAAAATGATAAGTAAACCACTGATTGCTAAAAAAGGGATTACGTATAAAAAATGGGTATTCCTAAAAGCTGATAATATAAGCAGTCCTTTTCCAAAAACAAAATCTAAAAAACCCACAAGAAAGCCAATAAAAATGGCAAATAGACTTAAAAATATGAGTTCTTGTTTTTTTACTTTTATGTCTATGTTAGTCTTTGTCATGAGTTAACCTCTGGCATTGATAAAGACGAGAGTAGGCCATAATGGACTCAAAGGTAGCTAAAATCGTTTTCTCATAATCAGCATTTTGGATACTTTTAGAAACCGTTTCTAAAATAGTTGTCTCACGTTTCTGGTTTAAAACTTCAATCTGTTCACGTTTTTTATATGCCGCAACCTGATTAATCAAGTCCATTCGTTTTTCTAATAAAATAACTAGCTGAGCATCAATATAATCAATCTCTCGACGAAGTTGCTCTAGATCCATAGATCTCCTACTTTCTTTTTTACTTTTCTAAATTATAAGAAAAATTAGCTAA
Coding sequences:
- a CDS encoding helix-turn-helix domain-containing protein; its protein translation is MDILIEKIEKYLNENGMTKADLQRATGLHRRSIESIRYHDPSFSKMVKIADALDISLDEFR
- a CDS encoding phage antirepressor; its protein translation is MNEIFNFKGQEVRTVTINNEPYFVGKDVADILGYTNSRKALIDHVDTDDKLTSQIVTAGQNRNQTIINESGLYSLILSSKLPQAKEFKRWVTTEVLPTIRKHGAYLTDSKIEEVLLSPDTIINLATQLKEERQKVNILQIALEESQKQARYLDLIIESKGALRVSQIAQDYGMTANKLNKVLYELGVQHKVNGQWLLYKRHMGKGYTDSHTFDYQDRNGHTRANVTTTWTQKGRLFLYELLKDNGYLPLIEQDEIA
- a CDS encoding transcriptional regulator — its product is MSQQHKKWSALVEQRLKEKGWTRVDLALAVGLRSSGTITDLLTKGKGSIDLKVRVSKVLSIREPWELFEGE
- a CDS encoding DUF2513 domain-containing protein is translated as MRWIMKLNPDCVRDILIDVENKSTFNNDVQYLGPEDLKNLNKYTYDEIMYHIRQCSKNGFFIGEVKYYMDGGCSIVDLSPSAHEFLANIRQDNNWHKTKTIANKVGSYSISALKEIAIQVISKAISSNIN
- a CDS encoding helix-turn-helix domain-containing protein, which gives rise to MFSVFERVKNLCDKQGISINTLEEKLGYTKNALYALKRNAPGPEKLEKIADYFNVSTDYLLGRTDNPAIAKEGQKYTSDDLRQMAENAKTFDGKPITEEDIEAIQNIIEIYLKGRS
- a CDS encoding DUF3800 domain-containing protein is translated as MKRIHIFIDDSGRLEPHSKYFVYAGYCFIEDKSKK
- a CDS encoding DUF3800 domain-containing protein translates to MLGIALLRINPKNKAKSIYKKRVKQIAGENNFDFELKASNLKDYNHRNSLYKVLRQELTFSVAIDNHYLKDYIVQDKKSRQRFKDYAISRIIKKLFNKLISHGYINCDDDIELFLNIDQQGFATNGLYGLGDGIFEELHEGIYNFSYGKFFKPILTGDFKVCTKSCVSENDYLIQAADILANRIWNSYTINDYNLRIIPNHTYLKLP
- a CDS encoding ImmA/IrrE family metallo-endopeptidase, yielding MTIDEVVDLYGVTLAYFDNDLWPRPGVYIDKIKVVFVNKALSDESKKKVVFHELGHIDHDSDQYKRRHEEFELQANRHMIKCLLEEEFNYIDDKLAFNYLSFMKRHNLKTTTDEIMVIDEYYNLLDAG
- a CDS encoding tyrosine-type recombinase/integrase; translation: MWIEELSNGKYKYIERYTDPLTKKYKKVSVTLDKNSSQAQKKASLILQEKIEDKLAIREYDEMTYGELKKEFIKQWKPTVKDSTIRSYTVADKHLTTVISDDTLINKITKRDVRLIIEKLLKQNTFHVTHKCRKRLHAIFAYAIKMDYMASNPTENVLVPKPKENYIPEKVLFLTSDEVYNLCGRMIDNNEQTLADVVLFMFLTGVRYGELACLTYDKIDFENKEITINATYDFHTRKTTTTKTQKSTRKISVSDNILDIIKRQKKTSNYIFPNSNGVPILNAYINKRLKIYGDYHTHLFRHSHISFLAEKGIPLNAIMDRVGHSDPKTTLSIYGHTTVNMKEIINKQTAPFMLLLKNE
- a CDS encoding hydrolase — its product is MSAKKLEAPIVMSDLRKEMIKMPEIIQECSGIFIYGRRIRSVLFSTDVSIIANSDADAVLAVYPFTPHPAILKSIMIASSVPVLAGVGGGLTTGFRSANMSLFSESEGAYAVVVNGPTKVETIRDIEDFIDIPIIYTVVSEHSDIRGRIAAGVDILNISCGPDTPQVVRKIRQSFPDIPIMATGGPTEETVKAVIDAGANAVTITPPTNGDLFKKKMMKYRESHQD
- the rplS gene encoding 50S ribosomal protein L19, which codes for MNPLIQSLTEGQLRTDIPEFRAGDTVRVHAKVVEGTRERIQIFEGVVISRKGQGISEMYTVRKISSGIGVERTFPIHTPRVDKIEVIRYGKVRRAKLYYLRALQGKAARIKEIRR
- a CDS encoding chloride channel protein, whose translation is MTKTNIDIKVKKQELIFLSLFAIFIGFLVGFLDFVFGKGLLILSAFRNTHFLYVIPFLAISGLLIIFLYDRFGGKAKAGMSLLFEVGQEKEEAIPLVLIPLIILSTWMTHLFGGSAGREGVAVQIGASLAHYFSKFSQFENASRLYLVIGMSAGFAGLFQTPIAAVLFSLELLLLDHVFFRALIPTTIAAFTASMTTHFLGLEKFSVSLQHPLELNLDLFLKILILGLLFGIVGNAFAISLSRLKSYFSNILENPYQRIMIIGFLLSMLLILLHLGRYSGLGTNLIAAAFNEKQVLPYDWFFKFVLTVITIAAGFQGGEVTPLFAIGASLGAVLAPLFGLPIGLVAALGYICVFSSATNTFFAPLFIGFEVFGSNNFVFFFLALVFAYSLNRKYSIYSKQERLIL
- a CDS encoding chorismate mutase translates to MDLEQLRREIDYIDAQLVILLEKRMDLINQVAAYKKREQIEVLNQKRETTILETVSKSIQNADYEKTILATFESIMAYSRLYQCQRLTHDKD